A stretch of DNA from Clostridium sp. JN-9:
GACTCGATTATTCTGCAAGTGCTTATGTTGATGTAGAAAATAAAAATGATTTTCTTCAACCTTCATTAAATAATCTGCTTAAGGGATGGCAAGAAAAGGATTCTAAGTTAAAATGGAATGAACTTCAGGAATATATGATAAAAAATAGAAATGAAAATGTTATTGTAATTGCACAAACAGGTATGGGAAAAACAGAAGCTGGATTGTTGTGGCTGGGTGAGGATAAAGGATTCTTCACCCTGCCTCTAAAAAGTGCAATAAATTCTATTTATAATAGGATAAGAGAAAATATTGTTACTGAAAATATAGAAAATCGGGTTGGAATGCTGCATTCGGAAACGTATAGCAAATATATAGAGGTACAAGAAAAAAGTGACAACAAAGACGAAATCAATCTGGAAAATTATTATACAAAGACCAAACAACTCTCTCTTCCATTAACTATCTGCACATTAGATCAAATATTTGACTTCGTGTACAGATATAGGGGCTTTGAACCAAAGCTTGCCACTCTTTCATACTCAAAGATTATAATTGATGAAATTCAGATGTATTCTTCAGATTTACTTGCTTATTTATTACTAGGACTTTCATATATATCAAAGCTAGGAGGGAAATTTGCAATATTGACCGCAACTCTTCCAAATATTGTTGTAGATTTATTAAGGTCAGAAAATATTAAGTTTCAAAACATAAAAGTATTTATTAATGATAGGATAAGGCATAGTATAAAAATAGAAAACAAGGAAATAAACTCAGAAGATATATTTAAAAGATATAAAAATAATAAAATTTTAATTATTTGTAATACTGTAAAAGCTGCAACAAGAATTTATAAGGAGTTAGTAAAGAAGATTAATGATAAAGAAGTGAACTTACTGCACAGTAATTTTATTAAAAAGGATAGAGCTATAAAAGAAAGTGAAATTCAAGAAATGGGTGATAAAAAAAATAAATCTCATGGTATCTGGGTCGCCACACAAATAGTAGAAGCCTCACTGGATATTGACTTTGATTTGCTATTTACAGAACTCTCTGATTTAAATGGTTTATTTCAAAGAATGGGGAGATGTTATAGGGATAGAGATTTAGATGTTGATTATAATTGCTTTGTATATACAGGTGGTCAAAAAGGATGTAGTGGAGTAGGAAAATTTATAGATAAGGATATTTTTGAATTTTCTAAAGAAGCAATAAAAGATATTAGTGGAATAATTAATGAAAAAACAAAAGTAGAATTGGTCTCAAAGCTATATACTACAGAGAAGTTATCTGAAACCCAATATTATAAGGACATTATAGAAAATATAAAATATGTAAAAAGCATTGAATGTTATGAATTGGATAAGACTGAAATGCAGAAAAGATTCAGAAATATTGATTCTGTTACAATAATACCTAAAAAGGTTTATGAAGAAAACATTGAAACAATAAACAGCTGTAAAAATATTTTAAATAAACCCTTTGATAAGAATATGTCTGATAAAGAAAGAAAATCCTTAAAGATAGAAAAAATCAAATCAAGAAATAGTATTATGGAATTTACGGTTTCTTTGTATGGTCGCATTGTCAGAAATGCTGAAAGCAAAACCCTTAATTTGAACAAATATGAACAAATTCCAATATTGGAATGCGATTATAATAATAAAACTGGTGTTGAAAACATAGTTTTTAAAAGTAAAAAAATCGATTATTCTGAACTTACTTTTTAAAAGCAATTTGGTAATATGTCAAGAACAAAATAAAAAGAAAATGAAATGATTCTTCAAAAAAAGGGTAACCCTAATAAACATACAGTCAAATCAGAATGTATGTTCGTGTGTCTTATATAATTAATCTACTCTATTTGAAGAGTAGAGTTGATTTTTAGCCAGCAATCCAAAAATCAAACGGATTAATTTACGAGAAGTTAGCGCGAGTGCTCGTTTATGCTGATGTGTAGTCACTTCAGCAAATTTCTTCTGGTAGAAAGCTTGATATTCAGGAACGTGTCTTATGACACTACCAGCGGCTTCTATCAGATAATAACGTAAATAACGGTTACCTGCTTTG
This window harbors:
- the cas3 gene encoding CRISPR-associated helicase Cas3', whose amino-acid sequence is MNENYLAKSIPKEDIQTHTNNLLRNYEKLKSLYPNIKVNWSLLYNACLYHDLGKMNLKFQSRIHGKKYPGEIPHGVLSLAFINYKKLRKVYGYSRNDIKILFHSIAYHHDRDFDFEIEDVEEEIRNMREQFNNFHYDKLGEDKFLADTIEDSYFVKNDRIYDDEDSFYNYIMVKGLLNRLDYSASAYVDVENKNDFLQPSLNNLLKGWQEKDSKLKWNELQEYMIKNRNENVIVIAQTGMGKTEAGLLWLGEDKGFFTLPLKSAINSIYNRIRENIVTENIENRVGMLHSETYSKYIEVQEKSDNKDEINLENYYTKTKQLSLPLTICTLDQIFDFVYRYRGFEPKLATLSYSKIIIDEIQMYSSDLLAYLLLGLSYISKLGGKFAILTATLPNIVVDLLRSENIKFQNIKVFINDRIRHSIKIENKEINSEDIFKRYKNNKILIICNTVKAATRIYKELVKKINDKEVNLLHSNFIKKDRAIKESEIQEMGDKKNKSHGIWVATQIVEASLDIDFDLLFTELSDLNGLFQRMGRCYRDRDLDVDYNCFVYTGGQKGCSGVGKFIDKDIFEFSKEAIKDISGIINEKTKVELVSKLYTTEKLSETQYYKDIIENIKYVKSIECYELDKTEMQKRFRNIDSVTIIPKKVYEENIETINSCKNILNKPFDKNMSDKERKSLKIEKIKSRNSIMEFTVSLYGRIVRNAESKTLNLNKYEQIPILECDYNNKTGVENIVFKSKKIDYSELTF